One Ogataea parapolymorpha DL-1 chromosome VI, whole genome shotgun sequence DNA window includes the following coding sequences:
- a CDS encoding Cell-cycle checkpoint serine-threonine kinase: MLSSVSLSRKRKLSDPPHSSSEPKKLPLPAVASLYNLDPAATGPQQIELRRKVCLRVGRSKKNDIILTPADCSTYHCEIGVSYLNGKDIIYLKDLSSNGTFVNGLLVGKDNTCLIRSGDKISFAAECHYILKYQASFTLKSARRPGTGSFYDSYVIGELLGCGHYAQVKECVRRSTGESCAVKIFNPTRKDANWATSLNRELDILMKIDHPNIVRSYETFVEPYDANTMTTYLVLEKVNGGELFNRIVSKGKLRQNETKALMSQLMSGLKYLHSLDIAHRDLKPENILLDITLRSSDSDKQTGPWDAHELDVKVKIADFGLAKFIGATKFTDTLCGTPAYVAPEVLVNSTERKYTKTVDMWSVGVLIYVCLCGFPPFSEELGPPSMRQQIIEGKYAFYSPYWDEIEDSALDLISRLLVVDATKRLEVSKASKHVWFDEVRPKKELRETAFKGTRAVVTRGYSNPIMLAERVKSSLGDDTLARAYSADVDMA, from the coding sequence ATGCTTTCAAGTGTCTCATTGAGCCGCAAGAGAAAGCTTTCGGACCCTCCGCACTCTTCTTCCGAGCCTAAGAAACTGCCCCTCCCAGCTGTTGCCTCGCTATACAACCTGGATCCCGCTGCTACTGGCCCCCAGCAAATCGAGCTTCGGAGAAAAGTCTGCCTTCGAGTGGGTCGTTCCAAGAAAAATGATATCATTCTCACTCCCGCGGACTGTTCAACGTATCATTGTGAGATCGGTGTGAGCTATCTTAATGGTAAAGATATAATTTATCTTAAGGACCTTAGCTCAAACGGTACCTTTGTGAACGGACTTCTCGTTGGTAAGGACAATACCTGTCTGATTCGATCTGGAGACAAGATTTCTTTTGCTGCTGAATGCCACTATATCTTGAAATATCAGGCAAGTTTCACTCTCAAGAGCGCTCGTAGACCTGGAACTGGGTCTTTCTACGACAGCTATGTGATTGGTGAGCTGCTAGGGTGCGGGCATTATGCGCAGGTCAAAGAGTGTGTTCGAAGAAGTACAGGAGAGTCTTGTGCGGTCAAGATCTTCAATCCAACTCGCAAAGATGCCAATTGGGCAACGTCTCTTAATAGGGAGCTGGACATTCTCATGAAGATCGACCATCCGAACATTGTCCGATCCTACGAAACGTTTGTGGAACCGTATGACGCCAACACTATGACCACATatttggtgttggagaaaGTGAATGGTGGTGAGCTTTTTAACAGAATCGTGTCCAAGGGCAAGCTTCGGCAGAATGAGACAAAAGCACTAATGAGCCAACTGATGAGCGGCCTCAAGTACCTCCACTCTCTGGACATTGCACACAGAGACCTGAAGCCGGAGAACATTCTCTTGGACATAACACTCAGAAGTTCTGACTCCGACAAGCAGACGGGGCCCTGGGATGCTCACGAGCTGGATGTCAAGGTGAAAATAGCAGATTTTGGTCTTGCCAAGTTCATTGGAGCTACAAAATTCACCGACACGCTCTGCGGAACGCCAGCATACGTTGCGCCTGAAGTGCTGGTGAACTCTACGGAACGCAAATATACCAAGACCGTTGATATGTGGTCCGTCGGGGTACTGATATACGTGTGTCTGTGCGGTTTTCCTCCCTTCAGCGAGGAGTTAGGGCCGCCATCGATGCGCCAACAGATCATCGAGGGTAAGTACGCTTTTTACTCGCCATACTGGGATGAGATAGAGGACTCGGCCCTTGACTTGATCTCACGACTTTTGGTAGTGGACGCTACCAAGAGGCTCGAAGTCTCCAAAGCGtccaaacatgtttggTTTGATGAGGTACGGCCGAAAAAGGAGTTGAGAGAGACAGCGTTCAAAGGCACCAGGGCAGTGGTCACCCGAGGCTACTCCAACCCGATCATGCTGGCAGAACGCGTCAAAAGCTCGCTCGGCGATGACACCCTTGCACGCGCCTACAGTGCAGATGTCGATATGGCCTAA
- a CDS encoding Serine/threonine-protein kinase KIN28: protein MSTAYTKEKKVGEGTYAVVYLGKQIATGRNIAIKEIKTGAFKDGLDMSAIREMKYLQELKHQNIIELVDVFADKEKNLNLILEFLPSDLEMIINDKKLMIVPADIKSWMLMTLRGLHHCHRNGILHRDLKPNNLLISPEGYVKIADFGLARSLGMPNEKLTSNVVTRWYRGPELLFGAQHYSPAVDIWAVGIIFAELMLRTPYLPGKDDADQLVVTFQALGTPTEEKWPGVSHLPNYNNLTVYPEPSRQELRNRFPAATESALDLMCGMLALNPNNRLDTEACLLHGYFKELPEPTEPENLPKKS, encoded by the coding sequence ATGTCTACGGCGTAtaccaaagaaaaaaaggtAGGAGAAGGTACATATGCCGTTGTTTACTTGGGGAAACAGATTGCTACCGGTCGAAATATAGCCATCAAAGAAATTAAAACCGGTGCCTTCAAAGATGGGCTCGATATGTCAGCCATCAGAGAGATGAAGTATCTCCAGGAGTTGAAGCACCAAAACATCATTGAACTGGTGGACGTTTTTGCAGACAAGGAGAAAAACCTCAATCTGATTCTGGAGTTTCTCCCCTCGGATCTCGAGATGATCATCAACGATAAAAAGTTGATGATTGTGCCAGCTGACATAAAATCCTGGATGCTGATGACCTTGCGAGGGTTGCACCATTGCCACAGAAACGGAATACTCCATCGCGATCTGAAGCCAAACAATTTACTAATCTCGCCCGAAGGATACGTGAAAATAGCCGATTTTGGTCTTGCGAGGTCTCTTGGGATGCCTAATGAGAAACTCACCTCTAACGTGGTCACAAGATGGTACAGAGGGCCAGAACTTCTCTTTGGAGCCCAACATTACTCCCCGGCAGTGGACATCTGGGCTGTTGGGATTATATTCGCCGAATTGATGCTGAGAACGCCGTATTTACCGGGGAAGGATGACGCAGACCAGCTAGTTGTCACTTTCCAGGCCTTAGGAACTCCAACCGAAGAAAAGTGGCCGGGTGTGTCCCACCTTCCGAACTATAACAATCTCACAGTTTATCCAGAGCCTTCACGACAGGAACTGAGAAACAGATTCCCGGCCGCTACAGAGTCCGCGCTGGACCTGATGTGCGGTATGCTAGCATTGAACCCAAACAACAGACTCGATACAGAGGCTTGTCTTTTGCATGGCTATTTCAAAGAGTTGCCAGAGCCTACTGAGCCAGAAAATCTACCGAAAAAATCTTAA
- a CDS encoding Specificity factor required for Rsp5p-dependent ubiquitination, whose protein sequence is MSFMNDRQCFLVLLSLLSYGAQGAPVIFEDQPENIPSDLVVLLGMAIGFFGVFIISLIVYCLQRLLRRGIRLTHEFPGSLDDAAQEAEEDRRALDELPPNEQELYFQAKDFLKLNPMNNQELTLSQNLIIQEKGVSAWEFRPHVECQEFIRVIDKTEIEFLNTGQELSIQTNFPIPKENEVYYFETKIYDLPNPENTLISIGIATFPYPYFRLPGRNRISASYDSTGHRRYNDPFPLEDTIFPTLEHGDVIGCGIKIASRTVFWTRNGKKLSESKIGGHIKLPKNLQLYPTVGSNNRCALHVNVGQAGYVFIEANVKKWGFGPLEGNEIPPPLYTKFNKDVLLESSDLDLNDLSLRNGDFPPDFWDAVDGSSEFNDVEENITLHTLREDERSENLPSEQEDVPDSPPLYDEVSR, encoded by the coding sequence ATGTCATTCATGAACGACAGGCAGTGCTTTTTGGTCCTACTTAGCTTGCTTAGCTACGGGGCTCAGGGCGCTCCGGTAATTTTCGAAGACCAGCCCGAGAACATACCTTCAGATCTCGTTGTCCTGCTGGGAATGGCGATTGGGTTTTTTGGAGTATTCATCATATCGCTGATCGTCTATTGCCTACAGAGGTTGCTGCGAAGAGGCATACGATTGACCCACGAGTTCCCAGGATCCTTGGACGATGCTGCTCAGGAGGCTGAGGAAGACAGGCGCGCGCTAGATGAACTTCCTCCCAATGAGCAAGAGCTATACTTTCAGGCCAAGGATTTTCTAAAACTGAATCCGATGAACAACCAGGAGCTGACCTTATCACAGAATTTAATCATACAGGAAAAAGGAGTGTCGGCATGGGAGTTTCGACCTCATGTTGAATGCCAAGAGTTTATTCGTGTGATAGACAAGACTGAGATCGAATTCTTGAACACTGGCCAAGAGCTCTCCATTCAAACGAACTTTCCTATTCCAAAAGAAAACGAAGTGTACTATTTTGAGACCAAGATTTACGACCTTCCTAATCCAGAAAACACCTTAATATCAATTGGAATTGCCACTTTCCCATACCCATACTTCCGCCTCCCTGGCCGCAACCGAATCTCGGCATCGTACGATTCAACAGGCCACAGACGCTATAATGACCCTTTCCCGCTCGAAGACACGATATTCCCCACTCTTGAACACGGAGATGTGATTGGATGTGGCATCAAAATAGCGTCGAGGACTGTTTTCTGGACGCGGAACGGCAAAAAACTGTCGGAGTCGAAAATAGGAGGTCATATTAAGCTCCCAAAAAATTTACAACTATACCCTACAGTTGGTTCGAACAACAGGTGCGCGCTTCATGTGAACGTTGGACAGGCAGGATATGTTTTCATAGAGGCAAATGTTAAGAAATGGGGATTTGGTCCGCTCGAAGGCAACGAGATTCCTCCACCGCTATACACGAAATTCAATAAGGATGTTTTATTGGAAAGCAGTGACTTGGACCTCAACGATCTCAGTTTGCGAAACGGAGATTTTCCACCGGATTTCTGGGACGCCGTGGACGGCTCTTCTGAGTTCAACGACGTCGAAGAGAACATTACACTACACACTTTAAGAGAAGACGAACGTTCGGAAAATCTGCCATCGGAGCAGGAGGATGTTCCTGATAGTCCTCCTTTATACGATGAAGTGTCTCGATAA
- a CDS encoding putative pre-rRNA-processing protein, with protein sequence MVKRGLSDSESESEDDWRNRDTDRESSDSSDDNEDNDEENPNDSNHYPGNHKKVIKDRFQASDSEGDDDYDAEFEKHVQEARREMEQSAKKLKQLTPEQLAKEQKKIKRSGVVYLSTIPPYMKPAKLRHVLQRFGKVGRLYLKPEDPKVYKTRVKTGGNKKKKFVEGWCEFENKNDAKLAAETLNGNKLGGKKGNFYYDDIMNIKYLKGFKWHDLTEAMNREIEIRESKMQSELSQAHKINKNFIKNVETSKMIENIKKRKKNVEPTVQRVYAQRSVTTNRAGADASQKDTKNTESGKLKKVLENIF encoded by the coding sequence ATGGTTAAACGAGGGCTTTCTGATAGCGAAAGCGAAAGCGAGGACGAttggagaaacagagacACAGACCGAGAGAGTAGCGACTCCTCTGATGACAACGAGGACAACGATGAAGAAAATCCTAATGATTCTAACCATTATCCCGGAAATCATAAAAAGGTAATAAAAGATCGATTCCAGGCCAGTGACAGTGAAGGAGATGACGACTACGACgccgagtttgagaaacATGTGCAGGAGGCACGAAGGGAAATGGAACAGAGcgccaaaaagctcaagcAACTAACTCCGGAACAACTAGCCAAAgagcagaagaagatcaaaCGCAGCGGGGTGGTATATCTTTCGACTATCCCTCCGTACATGAAGCCTGCAAAACTCAGACACGTGTTGCAACGGTTTGGAAAAGTGGGGAGGCTATATCTCAAGCCTGAGGATCCCAAGGTTTACAAGACAAGGGTGAAGACGGGAggaaacaagaaaaaaaagtttgTGGAGGGCTGGTGtgagtttgagaacaagaacgacgCCAAACTTGCAGCGGAAACCTTGAACGGGAACAAGCTTGGAGGAAAGAAAGGTAATTTTTACTATGATGACATTATGAACATCAAATATCTCAAAGGCTTCAAGTGGCATGATCTGACGGAAGCTATGAATAGAGAGATCGAAATCAGAGAGAGCAAGATGCAATCTGAGCTTTCTCAGGCGCACAAGATAAACAagaatttcatcaagaatgTGGAAACCTCGAAGATGATCGAAAACATCAAGAAACGGAAAAAGAACGTTGAGCCCACTGTTCAGCGCGTGTATGCCCAGCGCTCCGTTACTACGAATAGAGCGGGAGCCGATGCATCACAGAAGGATAccaaaaatacagagaGTGGTAAGCTGAAAAAGGtgcttgaaaatattttctgA
- a CDS encoding 6,7-dimethyl-8-ribityllumazine synthase, producing the protein MVVGGLGEVDQKYNGKGIRVGIVHARWNKKIIDNLVLGAKNKLLEFGVVERDIIIESVPGAYELPLATVGMFKKHNVDVVIPIGCLIKGSTMHFEYICDSVSHALMDLQFKIGKPVIFGVLTCLTEEQAEARAGLIPGVMHNHGEDWGACAVEMVVKFGGLSSLKIS; encoded by the coding sequence ATGGTCGTCGGAGGATTGGGAGAAGTCGATCAAAAGTACAACGGTAAAGGTATCCGCGTCGGTATTGTTCATGCCCGTTggaacaaaaaaatcattgaTAACCTCGTTCTTGGTGCCAAGAACAAGCTTCTCGAGTTCGGTGTCGTGGAGAGAGACATCATCATCGAGTCTGTCCCAGGCGCTTATGAGCTTCCATTGGCTACCGTGGGAATGTTCAAAAAGCATAATGTCGACGTTGTCATTCCAATTGGATGTCTGATTAAGGGTTCCACCATGCACTTCGAGTATATTTGCGATTCGGTGTCGCATGCTCTTATGGACCTCCAATTTAAAATCGGAAAGCCTGTGATCTTCGGCGTTTTGACATGTCTAACGGAGGAACAGGCGGAGGCTCGTGCTGGCCTGATCCCAGGCGTTATGCACAACCACGGCGAAGATTGGGGTGCTTGCGCTGTTGAGATGGTCGTCAAATTTGGTGGGTTGTCAAGCCTCAAGATATCATAG